A single genomic interval of Candidatus Poribacteria bacterium harbors:
- a CDS encoding phosphoadenylyl-sulfate reductase, translated as MKPSAKELNYSVDDALCQEIALTEAPQEILFSLFKRFKERAAIVTSGQLSGMVLIHLAAENQLPFRVCTLDTLRLFPETYAFLEQAETRYGIQIEQIQPDPEDVHQMVTEHGEYLFFDSKAKQEHCCHIRKVRPMQRLLETLDVWITGLRRDQSDARQQLRRAEIISSTTHPVLKVNPLIQWTADEVWEFVRENEIPVNPLLEADAQGHYYESLGCTICTTPIKPGESKRAGRWRWQNAPASEENTKECGLHYSI; from the coding sequence ATGAAGCCAAGTGCCAAAGAATTGAATTATTCAGTAGACGACGCTCTCTGTCAAGAAATTGCCTTGACGGAGGCCCCTCAAGAAATCCTTTTTTCTCTGTTCAAGCGGTTCAAAGAGCGCGCTGCAATCGTCACGAGTGGACAACTTTCGGGCATGGTGCTGATTCACCTTGCTGCTGAAAACCAATTGCCGTTCCGAGTCTGTACGCTTGACACACTTCGACTCTTCCCCGAGACATACGCTTTTCTTGAACAGGCAGAGACGCGTTACGGTATCCAGATTGAACAGATCCAGCCTGATCCCGAAGACGTCCATCAGATGGTAACGGAGCATGGCGAATATCTGTTTTTTGACAGTAAAGCGAAACAGGAACATTGTTGTCACATCCGAAAAGTGCGTCCGATGCAACGGCTCTTGGAAACATTGGATGTCTGGATAACTGGTTTACGGCGAGATCAGTCGGATGCGAGACAACAACTCCGAAGAGCAGAAATTATATCCTCAACGACACATCCGGTGCTTAAGGTCAATCCGCTGATTCAGTGGACAGCCGATGAGGTGTGGGAATTTGTCCGTGAAAATGAAATTCCCGTGAATCCGTTGCTTGAAGCGGATGCCCAAGGCCATTATTATGAATCGCTTGGGTGCACCATTTGCACAACGCCAATAAAGCCGGGTGAATCGAAACGCGCGGGACGATGGCGTTGGCAGAACGCGCCCGCTTCAGAAGAAAATACCAAAGA